DNA sequence from the Tissierellales bacterium genome:
TTGTACCATTTTATGGACAATGAAACTTATGAGCAAATTGCTTTGAATTTTGATCAAGTTGAAGATGCTATCAAATTCTTGAAAGAAAATGATAGTGCTACTATGAAATTCCACGAAGGAAAGCCATTCCAAGTTGATGCGCCAAACTTCGTTGAGTTAGAAATTGTTGAAACAGAACCTGGCGTTAAAGGAAACACTGCAACAGGAGCAACAAAGCCAGCTAAAGTTGAAACAGGAGCAACAGTAAATGTACCGTTGTTTGTAAACCAAGGAGATGTTATCAAAATCGACACACGTACTGGAGAGTACTTGTCGAGAGCATAAGATCTTTTCAATTAAGGAGGGGACTTCCATGGATGTATATGAAAAATTAGCGTATTTAAAAGGATTAGTTGAGGGCTTGAGTATTGAGAGTGACTCTAAAGAAGCCAAAGTGGTTTCGGTAATGGTTGAAATATTGGAAGAAGTTGTTGACAATATGGAAAATATTTATGAAGAACAAGATGAACTTAATGAATATTTAGATGTAATCGATGAGGATTTGGCCATGTTAGAGGAAGACTTCTATGAAGAGTGTGACGAGTTTTATGCTGATGAAGATGAAGTCAATTCCGATGAAGAGGTATTTGAAGAAGAGTAGTAATTTTGGAAGCTGATATTTAAATATCAGCTTCATCTTTTCTAAGCACAAAAGGTTTAATTTTGATAATTAAGTTATATTTTATGTTATAATGGATATAATTAGTAATGAATGGAAGTACATAAATAATTGGAGGTGCTAGATATGGCAAATATTGTACAGGGAAATGAATTTGGTGAATTGGTAGTATCGGATGAGGTTATAGGAGTAATTGCAAATATTGCTACAAAAGATGTTGAAGGTATAGCTCAAATGAGCGGGGGATTAGGTAGCGACCTCGGAGAAATATTTGGAATGAAAAATGCTACAAAAGGAGTAAAGATTATTGTAGAAGATAATAAAGTTAAAGCAGAGCTTTATATAAGTGTTATTTTTGGATTTAAATTGCATGAAGTAGCTACTGAGGTGCAAAAAAACGTTACAGAAGCTATCGTAAATATGACTGGTTTAGATGTAGCTAGTGTGGATGTTCATGTAGAGAGCGTTAAAATGAAGGAAGAAAAAGCTACTGAGGTAGATTTAGAAAAAATTGACGACAAAGAAATTTAGGGAGGCAAGAACATGAAATTCTTTAGAGGATTTTTAATTGCTTTATATGCGCTAATTATGATGGGATTGGGCGTTGTTATTTTTGCCTATCCATTTGGAGTATTTGGTATGTCTTTGGATTCAATGGTCACTATTTATAGAATTGGAACTCAACCAGCTTTCGTTTATATGATAATAGGAGTAGTACTTGTAATTTTAAGTTTGGTAGTGTTGTTTGCAGGTGGTGGCAAATCTGAGCCCAGGATTCAATTTATTGTTAGAGAAACAGAACTTGGTGAACTTAAGATATCAGATGAGACGATAAAAGGATTGGGATTGTCAGCGCTTGAGAAGTTTTCAGAATTAAAGGATGTTTCTCTTAAAGTGAAACTAACTAAAGAGGGACAAATGGATATTGAGGTTAGAGCTAAGATAAACAATGATTCTAACATTCCTGAGATTACAGAAAATGCTCAAAAAAGTGTTAAGGATACTATAGAAAATTGTAGTGGTTTACCGGTAAAAAGTATCCAA
Encoded proteins:
- the efp gene encoding elongation factor P; its protein translation is MISAGDFRKGMTIIIDNDLYTIVDFLHVKPGKGAAFVRATIKNLKTGSIKEDTFNPNDKYPKAHIETKMMQYLYTDGELYHFMDNETYEQIALNFDQVEDAIKFLKENDSATMKFHEGKPFQVDAPNFVELEIVETEPGVKGNTATGATKPAKVETGATVNVPLFVNQGDVIKIDTRTGEYLSRA
- the amaP gene encoding alkaline shock response membrane anchor protein AmaP; protein product: MKFFRGFLIALYALIMMGLGVVIFAYPFGVFGMSLDSMVTIYRIGTQPAFVYMIIGVVLVILSLVVLFAGGGKSEPRIQFIVRETELGELKISDETIKGLGLSALEKFSELKDVSLKVKLTKEGQMDIEVRAKINNDSNIPEITENAQKSVKDTIENCSGLPVKSIQMEITSLTGNSNDLLVKKGV
- a CDS encoding Asp23/Gls24 family envelope stress response protein, which translates into the protein MANIVQGNEFGELVVSDEVIGVIANIATKDVEGIAQMSGGLGSDLGEIFGMKNATKGVKIIVEDNKVKAELYISVIFGFKLHEVATEVQKNVTEAIVNMTGLDVASVDVHVESVKMKEEKATEVDLEKIDDKEI